In one window of Henckelia pumila isolate YLH828 chromosome 1, ASM3356847v2, whole genome shotgun sequence DNA:
- the LOC140861337 gene encoding uncharacterized protein, producing the protein MGDMTATPMETLLKSFQSFKPPTLKGTENSVESESWLEDIEELFESLDYADDRRVKLIIHQLHEVAKGWWIATRRALEHRGTVIKWSVFKTAFYQRFFPVSYRKEKGAEFASLQQGQLNIEQYVSKFTSLLKFAPNIADSDEAQANQFINGLNPDVFTLVNAGRPNNFSDALNRAKGAEAGLLRQRGALFVPSPVRQPQEQPQIPPPSRFEGGGSSSGKKNLFKGK; encoded by the coding sequence ATGGGGGATATGactgctactccgatggaaactCTGTTGAAAAGTTTTCAGTCGTTTAAACCACCAACACTGAAAGGAACTGAGAACTCTGTGGAATCTGAGAGCTGGCTCGAGGACATTGAAGAGTTATTTGAATCCCTTGATTATGCAGACGATCGTCGAGTCAAACTTATTATACACCAACTACATGAAGTTGCAAAAGGTTGGTGGATAGCAACACGAAGAGCACTAGAGCATCGAGGTACGGTCATTAAATGGTCTGtttttaaaactgctttctatcaacgaTTCTTCCCGGTGTCTTATAGAAAGGAAAAAGGAGCAGAATTTGCTAGCTTGCAGCAAGGGCAATTGAACATTGAACAGTATGTTTCCAAATTTACGAGTCTGCTGAAATTTGCTCCCAATATAGCAgacagtgatgaagctcaagcaaaccagttcattaatgggtTGAATCCAGATGTTTTTACTCTTGTGAATGCGGGACGACCAAACAACTTTTCCGATGCTCTTAATCGTGCAAAGGGGGCTGAAGCTGGGTTACTGAGACAACGAGGAGCACTGTTTGTGCCATCACCAGTGAGACAACCCcaagaacagccacagattccaccaccgTCTCGATTTGAAGGaggaggtagcagcagtggtAAAAAGAATTTATTTAAAGGGAAATGA